GCCGTGTATTGCGCGTAGCGCTTCACTTTCACGCTCAGCAGGGCGCATTGCAGCGTGTCCATGCGGAAATTCGCGCCGACGTAGTGATGGTAGTACTTCGGCTTGCCGCCATGCACGCGCAGCACGCGGGCGTACTCGGCCAGCGCGTCGTCATTCGTCACCAGCATGCCGCCGTCGCCGAATCCGCCGAGGTTCTTGCTCGGGAAGAAGCTGTAGGTGCCGAAGTCGCCCATGGTGCCGCTGTCACGGCCTTTGTACTTCGCGCCGATCGACTGCGCCGCGTCCTCGACCACCTTGAGGCCGTGTTCCTTCGCCAAGGCGAGGATCGGGTCCATGTCCGCGCACTGGCCGAACAGATGCACCGGGATGATCGCCTTCGTTTTGGCGGTGATCTTCTTCCGCGCGTCATTCACGTCCAGGTTGAAGCAGATCGGGCAGATGTCGGTGAAGACCGGCACAGCTCCCAGGCGCGAAACCGCGCCCGCCGTGGCGAAAAAGGTGAACGCGGGGCACAGCACCTCATCGCCCGGCTTGATGTCCAGCGCCATGAGCGCTAGCAGCAGCGCGTCCGTGCCGGAGGAAACCGACAGCGCATGCTTCACACCGACCATCGCCGCGATCTCCGCCTCAAACGTCTCCAGCTCCGGCCCCATGATGAACCGGCCATGCTTCAGCACCTGCGTGAAGGCGGCCTGGAGTTCGGATTCGAGCGGGTGGTTCTGGGCGTTGACGTCGAGGAGAGGGACCATGGGGAATGACGAATGAATGAATGACGAATGCCGAATGTGCCAGCGCAAGCTGTGGAAACTTCTCGCGTCAGGTGATGGTCAAGGCTGCGCCGTCAAGGAAGGTCAAGATCGTCAAGGCGTGCGCTCCTGGACCGCTTGACCATGCTTGAAGCCTTGACGGACTACATCCGCTCCGTCGTCTGGATGCCCAGCAAGCCGAGTCCTGTCTTCAACACGCGGCTGGTGGCTTCGCAGAGCGTGAGACGCGTGTTGCGCACGGCTCCTTCGGCACGCAGCACGTTGCAGGCCTCGTAGAAGCTGTGGTAGGTGTCCGCCAGCTCGTAAAGGTAGCTGGCAAGAAGGTTCGGGCGGAAGTCGAGCAGCACGTCGTGCGTGATTTCGGCGAGCTGGGCCAGTTTGAGGGCCAGGGCGCGCTCGGCAGGCTCCGTGATCGTTAATTCAGGCGTGAGGGCGATCTCACCATCCAGCTTGCGGAAGATGCTCTTGGTGCGGACGTAGGCGTTGATGAGATAGGGCGCGGTGTTGCCTTGCAGCGCGAGCATTTTGTCCCAACTGAATTTGTAGTCGGTCATGCGATGCTGGCTCAGCTCAGCGTATTTCACGGCTCCAGTGCCGATGACTTCGGCGATCTGGATTTTCTCCAAATCGGTAAGCCCCTCGCGTTCGGCGACAACGGCGGCGGCGCGTTCGATGGCCTCGTCGAGCACTTCGAGCAGGCCCACGCTTTCGCCTGACCGGGTTTTGAACATCTTGCCGTCCTGGCCGAGGATGCTGCCAAAGGCGACGTGCTGCATGCGCGTGGTCTGGCCACGTTTTTTGGCGACCTGGAAAAGCTGGCGGAAGTGCAACTCCTGCGGCGCACCGACGACATACCAGATTTCATCGGCCTTCCACTCGTCGATGCGGTGATCAATCGTCGCGAGGTCGGTGGTGGCATACAAGAAGCCGCCGTCGCTCTTGCGGATGAGGCAGGGCTTGTCGGCGAGTTCTGGTACGTCGCGGAAGAACACGCAGGTGGCACCATCGCTGATCTCGGCGATGCCGCTGGTGAGCAGATGCTCGACAAGCGGCGCGAGCTTGTCGTTGTAGGCGCTCTCACCGAGGTAGTGGTCGAAGTGAATGTCGAGCTTGCCGTAAATCTGGCGCAACTGCTCCAGCGA
The Prosthecobacter sp. genome window above contains:
- the argS gene encoding arginine--tRNA ligase, coding for MFRALLTSRLQAAFTAAGIQLPEGFAVSVVIASDTRYGDYQSNAAMTLAKQLKTNPRALAEQIKAALQVDDLCEKITVDGPGFLNFTLSAAALAQRLAVIVKDDNVGVPQVEKSKTIVVDFSAPNIAKPMHVGHIRSTFIGDSLARIARFIGHHVITDNHIGDWGTQFGMILHGWKTILNHEALDKDPIQELVRVYKNVNAQTKADEAVLTTCRTELVKLQQGDPDNMEIWTRCVALSLEQLRQIYGKLDIHFDHYLGESAYNDKLAPLVEHLLTSGIAEISDGATCVFFRDVPELADKPCLIRKSDGGFLYATTDLATIDHRIDEWKADEIWYVVGAPQELHFRQLFQVAKKRGQTTRMQHVAFGSILGQDGKMFKTRSGESVGLLEVLDEAIERAAAVVAEREGLTDLEKIQIAEVIGTGAVKYAELSQHRMTDYKFSWDKMLALQGNTAPYLINAYVRTKSIFRKLDGEIALTPELTITEPAERALALKLAQLAEITHDVLLDFRPNLLASYLYELADTYHSFYEACNVLRAEGAVRNTRLTLCEATSRVLKTGLGLLGIQTTERM
- a CDS encoding DegT/DnrJ/EryC1/StrS family aminotransferase — encoded protein: MVPLLDVNAQNHPLESELQAAFTQVLKHGRFIMGPELETFEAEIAAMVGVKHALSVSSGTDALLLALMALDIKPGDEVLCPAFTFFATAGAVSRLGAVPVFTDICPICFNLDVNDARKKITAKTKAIIPVHLFGQCADMDPILALAKEHGLKVVEDAAQSIGAKYKGRDSGTMGDFGTYSFFPSKNLGGFGDGGMLVTNDDALAEYARVLRVHGGKPKYYHHYVGANFRMDTLQCALLSVKVKRYAQYTADRQRNAAHYITELSKLPGVVQADPAHCKCVSTQETWLAAQNAKIVLPVAYAHNSHIWNQFTLRVLDGKRDSLRDHLVTKKIGCDIYYPVTLDQQKCFANLPASSLSGCEVSHRVAGEVLSIPIYGELNEAQRQEVIAAIAEWLA